A genomic segment from bacterium encodes:
- the vsr gene encoding DNA mismatch endonuclease Vsr: MSDVFSSKKRSEIMSLVKGRDTTPERIVRSLLHRNGYRFSVHRSDLPGRPDIVLTRHRTVVFVNGCFWHDHKGCKRASKPQSNRLFWMEKIESTRMRDQRNGRLLRKLGWRVLTVWECETKRDNFLASKIRNYFQR, translated from the coding sequence ATGAGCGACGTTTTTTCTAGTAAGAAGCGCAGCGAGATAATGTCGCTTGTGAAGGGGCGCGATACAACACCCGAAAGAATAGTAAGATCACTCCTTCATCGAAATGGATATCGCTTTTCTGTTCATCGGTCGGACCTACCCGGAAGACCCGATATAGTTCTAACAAGACATCGTACTGTTGTATTTGTAAATGGCTGTTTCTGGCATGACCACAAAGGATGCAAAAGAGCAAGTAAACCACAAAGTAATAGATTGTTCTGGATGGAGAAAATTGAATCTACTAGGATGCGGGATCAACGGAATGGCAGATTATTGCGAAAATTGGGTTGGCGTGTTTTGACCGTATGGGAATGTGAAACCAAGCGCGACAACTTCCTGGCATCAAAGATTCGGAATTATTTCCAACGATAG
- a CDS encoding HNH endonuclease — MPRRTKCEQPESHRIELIDLLMNFEAELRSKDLRRKVLSLVDAYRLLHNLGSSLIPMEIAKSARDRILCYFRKYPSTIIDGEEIMVVSGISEWARRVRELRVQFGWSIISGITAKEMLKEESPLVINGVEISEMKPNQYFLASPEEDREAARRWHVANDIRKGKGGSKEKIIEFFRQNVGQPISGEELRYAANDKSEWARRVRELRTENGWPIVTRNTGRPDLPVGMYVLEQDRQSPEHDRNIPDLVRRTVLEQAKYRCANCKWHHKKWNRSDPRFLELHHSVPHSHGGKNEAENLIVLCNVCHDQIHKKRR, encoded by the coding sequence ATGCCAAGACGGACAAAATGTGAGCAACCCGAGTCCCACCGAATCGAACTAATCGACTTATTGATGAATTTTGAGGCGGAGCTCAGATCCAAAGACCTACGTCGAAAAGTCCTCTCACTAGTCGACGCATATCGATTGCTGCACAACTTAGGAAGTTCACTAATTCCAATGGAGATTGCCAAGTCGGCCAGGGATCGCATTCTTTGCTACTTTAGGAAATACCCTTCGACGATAATCGATGGAGAGGAAATCATGGTGGTTTCCGGAATTAGTGAGTGGGCAAGAAGGGTGCGAGAGCTTAGAGTTCAATTTGGATGGAGCATCATTAGTGGAATCACAGCCAAGGAGATGCTGAAAGAGGAATCTCCTCTTGTCATTAACGGCGTTGAAATCAGCGAAATGAAACCGAATCAGTATTTTCTCGCGAGCCCAGAAGAAGATCGGGAGGCTGCTAGGCGTTGGCATGTAGCCAACGACATCCGAAAGGGAAAAGGCGGCTCGAAAGAGAAAATTATTGAATTCTTCCGTCAAAACGTGGGTCAGCCAATAAGCGGAGAAGAATTACGTTACGCTGCTAATGACAAATCAGAATGGGCCAGACGTGTGAGAGAACTCAGAACTGAAAATGGCTGGCCAATTGTTACACGCAATACCGGCAGACCAGATCTACCTGTTGGAATGTATGTGCTCGAACAGGACCGACAGAGCCCCGAACATGACAGGAACATTCCCGATTTGGTACGACGCACAGTCCTCGAACAAGCAAAGTACCGTTGTGCTAACTGCAAATGGCATCACAAGAAGTGGAATCGATCGGACCCGCGATTTCTCGAGCTTCACCACAGTGTTCCGCATTCTCACGGTGGAAAGAATGAAGCCGAGAATCTCATTGTATTATGTAACGTCTGTCACGATCAGATTCACAAGAAACGTCGATAG
- a CDS encoding thrombospondin type 3 repeat-containing protein, with the protein MPTPLVMPATIARPSRIRLSLMATWMELAICDNCPTVSNPTQSDVDFDLIGDLCDNCPNKYNPLQEDSDGDGVGDSCQTVSCCVGTTGNVNDGVIETPDLSDLSLLISYLTIVPRPVLPCLPEANVNTTGSIDLSDLSLLIAYLTQVPRPTLPNCP; encoded by the coding sequence ATGCCGACACCTTTGGTGATGCCTGCGACAATTGCCCGACCATCTCGAATCCGACTCAGCTTGATGGCGACCTGGATGGAGTTGGCGATCTGTGACAACTGCCCGACTGTCTCAAATCCAACGCAGTCTGATGTCGATTTCGATCTGATCGGCGATCTGTGCGACAATTGCCCCAACAAATACAATCCGTTGCAGGAGGATTCTGATGGCGATGGTGTCGGCGATTCCTGCCAGACAGTCAGTTGCTGTGTTGGCACCACCGGCAATGTGAACGATGGCGTTATTGAAACGCCTGACCTGTCGGATCTCTCTCTGCTCATCAGCTATCTGACAATTGTTCCGCGTCCGGTCCTGCCATGCCTGCCGGAAGCGAACGTCAACACCACAGGCTCTATCGACCTGTCTGATCTGTCGCTCTTGATAGCCTATCTGACGCAGGTACCACGCCCGACCTTGCCCAATTGTCCGTAA
- a CDS encoding thrombospondin type 3 repeat-containing protein: MTVSPAGGAPGSFLPPMRVNQDPVGNGRDQWAPTITLDRNTGAVIVSYNDRRNDLANNAVEIWSSISRDCGVTFQDCILTRNGPFPPVSTIPRPLGQYIGSYFDSDFNLINPFGIVWNDGRNGVDQDVIFENVFACDTDNDGIIDSLDNCDFTPNPSQVNSDLDTLGDACDNCRAVTNNNQLDTDADTFGDACDNCPTISNPTQLDGDLDGVGDL; this comes from the coding sequence ATGACCGTCAGTCCGGCTGGCGGAGCTCCCGGATCATTCCTCCCGCCGATGCGCGTCAATCAGGACCCGGTTGGTAATGGACGCGATCAATGGGCGCCGACGATCACTCTCGACCGCAACACCGGCGCGGTGATAGTCAGCTACAACGACCGTCGCAATGACCTGGCCAACAACGCCGTCGAGATCTGGTCATCCATCTCGCGCGACTGTGGCGTTACGTTTCAGGATTGCATACTCACGCGCAATGGTCCATTCCCACCGGTTAGCACCATTCCGCGTCCTTTGGGACAATACATCGGGTCCTATTTCGATTCGGATTTCAACCTGATCAATCCCTTCGGCATCGTCTGGAACGATGGCCGCAATGGTGTCGATCAGGATGTCATCTTTGAGAATGTTTTCGCCTGTGACACAGACAATGACGGCATTATCGATTCGCTCGATAATTGCGACTTCACGCCCAATCCCTCGCAGGTCAACTCCGATCTCGACACGCTTGGCGATGCCTGCGACAACTGCAGAGCGGTAACGAACAACAATCAGCTCGATACCGATGCCGACACCTTTGGTGATGCCTGCGACAATTGCCCGACCATCTCGAATCCGACTCAGCTTGATGGCGACCTGGATGGAGTTGGCGATCTGTGA
- a CDS encoding DMT family transporter: MNQSPSRRLQFWSDTGLFYAALIWGTTFVIVKSALTGVDAVTMVGYRFLIAGGLLLGYLLIKRKPVLPNIRQGLFLAVVLWTLYVTQTVGLNYTTASNSGFITGLFVLWVPVFLVTLFRRRPTLMEIIASVISLVGLWILTGGLKEVNIGDLLTIVASMAYALHLLLSDKYIKAGVDPIAISCQQFLLVGLGSIAMTAITGRSFDVTTNAAWSAIIFLALFPTLSAFCHPDVCSAPRHHSVCHLSLHWSRYSSGGGGLDSWESSSPCTVASAAHVLSSA; this comes from the coding sequence ATGAATCAATCCCCCTCTCGACGACTACAGTTTTGGTCCGACACCGGACTATTCTATGCCGCCCTTATCTGGGGAACGACCTTTGTCATTGTCAAATCAGCGCTGACCGGCGTCGATGCCGTGACTATGGTCGGCTATCGTTTTCTGATCGCCGGTGGCCTGTTGTTGGGCTATCTCCTGATCAAACGTAAACCGGTTCTCCCGAATATTCGCCAAGGTCTCTTTCTTGCCGTTGTTCTTTGGACACTTTATGTCACGCAGACAGTCGGTCTGAATTACACCACCGCCTCAAACTCCGGCTTTATCACCGGCCTGTTTGTTCTCTGGGTGCCGGTTTTTCTCGTGACCCTCTTCAGGCGTCGCCCCACTTTGATGGAGATCATCGCCTCGGTCATATCGCTGGTCGGTCTTTGGATACTCACCGGCGGCCTGAAAGAAGTCAACATCGGCGACCTGCTGACGATCGTCGCTTCGATGGCCTACGCCCTGCACTTGTTGCTTTCCGATAAGTACATCAAGGCGGGTGTCGATCCTATCGCCATCAGTTGTCAGCAGTTTCTATTGGTTGGCCTGGGCAGTATTGCCATGACCGCAATCACCGGGCGCTCTTTCGATGTCACCACCAATGCTGCCTGGAGTGCGATCATTTTTCTCGCCCTCTTTCCGACACTTTCTGCCTTTTGTCATCCAGATGTTTGCTCAGCGCCACGTCACCACTCCGTGTGTCACTTATCTTTGCACTGGAGCCGGTATTCGAGCGGCGGCGGCGGCCTGGACAGTTGGGAGAGCAGTTCACCATGCACAGTGGCATCGGCGGCGCATGTATTGTCATCGGCTTAG
- a CDS encoding MGMT family protein has protein sequence MCQVIRKIPRGKVATYGQVAAMAGNPRDPRSVGWVLHGCSESEKLPWFRVINREGKISLRRVKGTKSSTVYSKAKGSTLGFRDRIDLKFQWQPKSPWLHEEEICAFNQKIPRRKPR, from the coding sequence ATCTGTCAGGTGATCCGCAAGATCCCGCGCGGAAAGGTTGCTACCTACGGTCAGGTCGCCGCAATGGCCGGCAATCCTCGTGACCCACGGTCTGTCGGGTGGGTGCTACATGGCTGCTCCGAATCCGAGAAACTCCCCTGGTTCCGCGTTATTAATCGCGAAGGGAAGATCTCGCTCCGCCGGGTGAAGGGTACGAAGTCCAGCACAGTCTACTCGAAAGCGAAGGGATCTACTTTGGGTTTCCGCGACCGTATTGACCTGAAATTCCAATGGCAGCCAAAATCGCCGTGGCTCCATGAAGAAGAAATCTGCGCCTTCAACCAAAAGATCCCACGCAGGAAACCACGGTAG